A part of Candidatus Methanoperedens sp. genomic DNA contains:
- a CDS encoding oligosaccharyl transferase, archaeosortase A system-associated, whose protein sequence is MAKAKPNKKYKEKTLEKRNETKIIESGRFTAKHLSYVILFGIFLFSFYIRGITPIKTVFQRGIVGFAADDSVFHMRLVENTIQFFPHRIFYDAFTYYPNGFHLHWGPLFDQMIAFLAIMAGLIMHGGMPPQSTIDTVGAFFPAVLGALTVFPVYFIGKELLDEKAGLLGAFLIAILPGQWLSRSVLGFTDNHVAEVFYLSLMMMFFVFAIKKSENITFDHWLKKDWAALKTPILYSLLAGISFGAYLLNWSNGVFFAVVFGIFVIVQYIIDHFKGRSTEYLGIVGIIAYLVAMIMVLPYVELSNGFDSGHYSLLHLTVTGGGALIFGFLSLVSREMNKREYSGLNYLVFVIGLILILIIFTKIFLPNLYGSTIGSLNFIFQGRAGGGLTIAEASPLTPEMAQGNFGYNYYLSYFAILALCYYIFRNSRAEHTLLAVWSIFVLSIMLAQNRFAYYYAVNVAILLGFIGSKVLDFGDWKNFGTNDVIEGLKKIRIQHILSLFIIIAVIGFLPLGSSPYEVTMQTSQWGAVSSGYYEWYDALNWMRYNTPAPDLPYNSIYTRPPDSQLYNYSSNDYGVMSWWDYGHIITYWAHRIPNANPFQAGIGGGSAHNPGASTFLIAPTEEKANEVLDKLGINGEPGARYVVSNAYMAYAILTVFAEWDNTDQDYYIPVQSSQGTIYAPSMKYFNTMEAKLHIFDTNGLSHYRLVHESTPNPYSSGGNQEAQYKNMYNLLYKGNIPVENSGYAKIFEYVKGAIITGRAPPDTTITLTNTIKTNIGRTIQYSQTTSSNGTYAFTVPYSTKDMISGSFECTGCFFPGDKGDTQFDTQPTGPYTLTTGNVSKQIGVSELDVLEGHTLTLDLG, encoded by the coding sequence TTGGCCAAAGCAAAACCGAACAAAAAGTATAAGGAAAAAACCCTTGAAAAAAGAAACGAAACAAAAATAATTGAGAGTGGCAGGTTCACTGCAAAACATCTTTCCTATGTCATACTCTTCGGGATATTCCTATTCTCATTTTATATAAGAGGGATAACTCCCATAAAAACTGTTTTCCAGAGAGGGATAGTGGGTTTTGCCGCTGACGATTCGGTTTTCCATATGAGGCTCGTGGAGAACACGATCCAGTTCTTCCCGCATCGAATTTTTTATGATGCATTCACTTACTATCCAAACGGGTTTCATTTACACTGGGGCCCACTATTTGACCAAATGATAGCCTTTCTTGCCATCATGGCCGGTCTCATCATGCACGGAGGAATGCCGCCTCAATCAACTATCGATACGGTCGGCGCATTCTTTCCTGCTGTGCTGGGCGCTCTCACGGTATTCCCGGTATATTTCATAGGCAAGGAACTACTTGATGAAAAGGCAGGACTGCTTGGAGCTTTTTTAATAGCAATACTGCCCGGACAATGGCTTTCAAGATCGGTTCTTGGGTTTACTGATAACCATGTGGCCGAGGTTTTCTATTTATCATTGATGATGATGTTTTTCGTATTCGCTATCAAAAAATCAGAGAACATTACTTTCGACCACTGGCTGAAAAAGGACTGGGCGGCTCTTAAAACACCCATATTATATTCTCTTCTTGCCGGCATATCCTTCGGAGCATATCTTCTCAACTGGTCAAATGGTGTGTTTTTTGCCGTTGTTTTTGGCATTTTTGTTATTGTTCAATATATTATTGACCATTTCAAAGGGAGGTCCACAGAATACCTTGGTATTGTTGGAATTATCGCTTATTTGGTCGCAATGATAATGGTGTTGCCGTATGTTGAATTGAGCAATGGATTTGACTCAGGGCATTATTCTCTTTTGCATCTCACAGTAACAGGTGGAGGTGCATTAATATTCGGCTTTTTGAGTCTTGTTTCCAGGGAAATGAACAAACGGGAATATAGCGGACTGAATTATTTAGTATTTGTTATTGGCCTGATTCTAATTTTAATAATTTTTACAAAAATATTTCTGCCGAATCTTTATGGTTCTACGATAGGCAGCCTGAATTTTATATTTCAAGGAAGAGCCGGTGGGGGATTGACTATAGCAGAAGCTTCGCCCTTGACGCCGGAAATGGCGCAGGGAAATTTCGGTTATAATTATTATCTCTCATATTTTGCAATTCTGGCCCTTTGCTATTATATATTCAGGAATTCCAGGGCCGAGCACACATTATTGGCTGTCTGGAGTATTTTCGTCCTGTCCATAATGCTGGCTCAGAACAGATTTGCATACTATTATGCGGTGAATGTTGCGATACTTTTAGGTTTCATAGGGTCGAAAGTCCTTGACTTTGGTGACTGGAAAAACTTCGGCACGAACGACGTTATAGAAGGCTTGAAAAAAATAAGGATACAGCATATTTTATCTTTATTTATTATCATTGCAGTGATCGGATTCCTGCCTCTGGGATCTTCTCCATATGAGGTCACTATGCAAACTTCCCAGTGGGGAGCCGTTTCCTCCGGATATTATGAATGGTATGATGCGCTTAACTGGATGAGATATAATACGCCAGCGCCCGATCTGCCCTATAATTCGATTTACACCCGACCGCCTGACAGCCAGCTATATAATTATTCCAGCAACGATTACGGGGTCATGAGCTGGTGGGATTATGGACATATCATCACGTACTGGGCACACAGGATCCCGAACGCAAACCCATTCCAGGCAGGAATCGGTGGCGGATCAGCACACAATCCCGGAGCATCTACTTTTTTGATTGCACCTACCGAAGAAAAAGCAAATGAAGTCCTTGACAAACTGGGAATCAACGGAGAGCCAGGAGCGAGATATGTGGTGAGCAATGCCTATATGGCATATGCGATCCTCACCGTTTTTGCGGAATGGGATAATACAGATCAGGATTACTATATACCAGTTCAATCGTCCCAGGGCACCATATACGCCCCCTCGATGAAATATTTCAACACGATGGAAGCTAAACTCCACATATTTGATACAAATGGTTTAAGCCATTACCGGCTGGTGCACGAATCCACACCCAACCCGTATTCTTCAGGAGGGAATCAGGAAGCACAATATAAGAACATGTATAATCTCTTATACAAGGGCAATATACCTGTAGAGAATTCAGGGTATGCCAAGATATTTGAATATGTCAAAGGTGCGATAATCACAGGAAGGGCACCCCCTGATACAACGATTACCCTGACAAATACCATAAAGACCAATATAGGAAGAACAATTCAATATTCACAAACGACATCGTCCAATGGCACATACGCCTTTACAGTCCCATATTCGACAAAGGACATGATCTCCGGAAGTTTTGAATGTACTGGCTGCTTTTTCCCGGGGGATAAAGGAGACACTCAGTTTGATACCCAACCTACCGGTCCATATACATTGACAACAGGCAATGTGTCAAAACAAATAGGAGTCAGTGAACTGGATGTTCTTGAGGGCCATACATTGACTCTTGATTTAGGTTGA
- a CDS encoding DUF126 domain-containing protein has protein sequence MIKLSAHIVSRGRAEGEALVTFQPISFLGSIDPKTGIVTEKGHELEGKSIEGKVLVFPGGKGSTVGSYVIYQLKKNGHAPSAMINVRTEPIVAVGAIISDIPLVDRLEKNPITTIKTGDKVLVNAIVGSVEIL, from the coding sequence ATGATTAAACTATCAGCCCACATCGTCTCCCGGGGAAGAGCCGAAGGAGAAGCACTTGTCACTTTTCAGCCAATCTCGTTTCTGGGCAGCATCGATCCAAAAACAGGCATTGTGACAGAAAAAGGCCATGAACTTGAAGGAAAGAGCATAGAAGGTAAAGTGCTGGTATTCCCGGGGGGAAAAGGCTCAACCGTAGGGTCCTATGTGATATACCAGCTGAAAAAGAACGGCCATGCACCATCTGCCATGATAAATGTCAGGACAGAGCCTATCGTGGCCGTGGGAGCCATTATATCCGATATACCTCTTGTGGACAGGCTGGAAAAGAATCCCATCACTACTATAAAGACGGGGGATAAGGTTTTAGTGAATGCGATTGTAGGGAGTGTGGAGATACTATGA